In Gossypium raimondii isolate GPD5lz chromosome 12, ASM2569854v1, whole genome shotgun sequence, a single window of DNA contains:
- the LOC105762767 gene encoding nucleobase-ascorbate transporter 4 gives MAAGGGKSDDFQPFPVKDQLPGVDFCLSSTPSWPEAVLLGFQHYLVMLGTTVIISSIIVPLMGGGNVEKADVINTVLFVAGINTLLQTLFGSRLPVVIGGSYAFIIPTISIALSRRYSIFVDPHRRFKASMRDVQGSLIVASFFTMVIGFFGFWRIISRFFSPLAAIPLVILTGLGLYAQGFPQLARCIEIGLPALVAVVFLSQYVPHFLKSRRGIFERFAILFSVAIIWAFAEILTAAGAYDNRAPQTQFSCRTDRSGLISAAPWIRFPYPFQWGRPRFNAGDAVAVIAASFVAIIESTGTFITASRYASATPMPPSVLSRGVGWLGVGLLLDGLFGTGSGSTASVENAGLLGLTRVGSRTVIQISALFMLFFSVLGKFGAVLASIPLPIMAALYCVLFAYVASAGLGLLQFCNLNSFRTKFIVGFSVFMGLSVPQYFNQYLLVSGHGPVHTRSTWFNNVMQVIFSSPATVGFIVAFFLDCTHSYGHSSVRRDSGRHWWEKFRNFNTDTRSEEFYSLPANLNRFFPSF, from the exons ATGGCTGCCGGCGGAGGAAAATCCGATGACTTTCAGCCTTTCCCTGTCAAAGACCAGCTCCCCGGTGTTGATTTCTGCCTCTCCAGTACTCCTTCTTGGC CTGAAGCAGTACTTCTGGGATTTCAGCATTATTTGGTAATGCTTGGGACCACTGTTATCATATCTTCTATCATTGTCCCTTTAATGGGGGGTGGAAAT GTGGAGAAAGCTGATGTTATAAATACTGTTCTCTTCGTTGCGGGTATTAACACGCTATTGCAAACATTGTTTGGAAGCAGACTGCCAGTGGTGATTGGGGGTTCTTATGCTTTCATCATCCCGACCATTTCCATTGCTTTATCCAGGAGATATAGCATCTTCGTTGATCCCCACCGG AGGTTTAAAGCATCCATGAGAGATGTACAAGGATCTCTCATTGTTGCATCATTCTTCACTATGGTTATTGGGTTCTTTGGTTTCTGGAGAATTATTTCGAG GTTTTTCAGCCCTCTTGCAGCTATTCCTTTGGTGATTCTCACCGGACTCGGGCTCTACGCACAAGGTTTTCCACAA TTGGCCAGATGCATCGAAATCGGACTCCCGGCACTGGTAGCAGTTGTTTTCTTATCTCAG TATGTTCCACATTTCCTGAAATCCAGGAGAGGAATATTTGAACGTTTTGCAATCCTTTTCTCCGTTGCGATTATATGGGCTTTTGCAGAAATTTTGACAGCAGCTGGTGCTTATGATAACAGAGCTCCTCAAACTCAGTTCAGCTGCCGTACTGATCGTTCTGGGCTCATCAGTGCTGCACCTTG GATAAGGTTTCCGTATCCATTTCAATGGGGAAGACCACGTTTTAACGCTGGAGATGCTGTTGCAGTCATAGCTGCGTCATTTGTTGCCATCATTGAG TCTACAGGTACGTTTATTACAGCATCAAGATATGCGAGTGCCACTCCTATGCCACCTTCTGTGCTTAGCCGTGGTGTTGGCTGGCTG GGAGTAGGCCTTTTGCTAGATGGTTTATTTGGTACAGGAAGTGGCTCCACTGCTTCAGT TGAAAATGCAGGTCTTTTGGGATTAACAAGAGTTGGGAGTCGGACAGTCATTCAAATCTCGGCCTTAtttatgcttttcttttctgtatTAG GAAAATTCGGGGCTGTTCTGGCTTCAATACCATTGCCAATTATGGCTGCTCTGTACTGCGTCCTCTTTGCTTATGTTG CTTCAGCAGGGCTGGGTCTCCTTCAGTTTTGCAACCTGAACAGCTTCAGGACTAAGTTTATTGTTGGATTTTCTGTCTTCATGGGCCTCTCCGTACCTCAATATTTCAACCAATATCTACTAGTATCCGGTCATGGCCCTGTTCACACTCGTTCTACATGG TTCAACAATGTAATGCAAGTAATATTCTCATCCCCGGCAACAGTGGGATTCATAGTTGCTTTCTTCTTGGATTGCACCCACAGCTACGGGCATAGCTCAGTTCGGAGAGATAGTGGAAGGCATTGGTGGGAAAAGTTCAGGAATTTCAATACGGATACAAGGAGTGAAGAGTTCTATTCTTTGCCTGCTAATCTTAATAGGTTCTTCCCTTCATTCTAA